A single genomic interval of Primulina huaijiensis isolate GDHJ02 chromosome 7, ASM1229523v2, whole genome shotgun sequence harbors:
- the LOC140981749 gene encoding protein SWOLLEN 1-like isoform X3, which yields MDYDDNDYGGQNLHLAGEESSKISSVLQPFSLPKFDFDDSLHGHLRFDSLVENEVFLGIPSQEDNHWIEDFSRGSSGIEFGSNPTASCALPRHDNVWSEATSSESVEMLLKAVRQEEVAPGEIMVEGSDPQLGSSMKPVEVNLKNDQMDYVLEGEGGSLKVTSENLHTDLESSMDNQGDSSGMPNESLSKHDQENLPVSGMGVDNNESSSQMITESIVETGDVDKFCNPDFVNTISVANDISVGVEVRKEAGSTINELVGGNDAEDISLNMPCHLEIPSKLESADHAVDIHVTTIGGTSGISGKGESVSTFEGLDEASFVAAGDSDCVPAVFSSGTKIKRLPEGCDMLTDEPFSPLQGKEFVVGIGIEDNQKDGLGNSADLSFNSVGRMKKTMIDDITNVREVAAIQEENLEHGDLVPALLQTCIENDLSVNSDVHECKLDASKREKDDKKFPLDSMILVCDDNEEEGRSTFSGEVVEVNLKTASSQAVDSTGDNPGVIGGDLAECDESVTPSYDIRNRDQNKAIKLEANKEPIISGTKVSFGVADEISPAIGSEKDTLSDSTPVIEAKRGDQSAILMEASRAASCDKASKDLNENVEHSAPSLTVQDDVAEAVISEKPKEAAEGRSTGENSLIVSATTQAVDIDELNQLSLPGLSCTELSQGKVSERVSLKNSDLKNVGNVLSSSVDAKAKTLSKEEGICTSDIKHLGSHTKSTGDSITGLQSVPGIQASKLAVTGSFSPPTTSAGTDLTKGISHETSLMSDGVPPSGSFKGSTERKSRRGSSKSAKENAKTGNQVKEKSLLKQTERGDKSCGPVSPLLAGQLMTLESAMKPRATVSIPGSILPDLNTSAPLSAFFQQPFTDLQQVQLRAQIFVYGSLIQGVAPDEACMVSAFGVSDGGRSIWEPSWRAVVEKLSGPKSQGFNFETPVRSTSGAKAPDQVNRQAFTGSEVLSSPAGRASNKVISSQAVNPLIPLSSPLWSIPFSSCEAVPSSCTARCTGFDYPAVSPMHPYHTPVIRNLVSHTTSWQAQASFPVPWGTSSQSSPFDISSNYAVFPIPEPVKSTAAVKGSSSVSSGINHVSPIPAIHTGSTALYPEASSVDLKKVPLSTTPNSANTKSRKRKKSSGVDGVLQASVTAKPADSFSIPVIDNRLSKKASAMEDFGRISISDSMPVPVASTHYSTPIAFTAPSSTLPKGKSIQFIPAAWPSISSDHHKSGDPIMDKRALVLEEFSKVEEAKLHAQEAAVHAAAAVRDCQGLWSLLEQQKNSGLKTEAEAKLAAATVAVSAEASVAKAAAAAAKVASNAAMLAKQIADESVTKCGTLSAPECDTLNSVNNLADAIPVSIRVGGDCDNTSSSVIYAAKEAARKRVEAASAATRHAENLDAIVKAAEMAAEAVSHTGKIVAMGDPFTLSQLVEAGPDGYWKVLPVASVPGSKSNDVNNNKADNSNVAVMYPKDMHVTSHIASPAQRELSRTIVDTGITVEESLGSSIKHGEKSSKAHKDKRVTELDKASGTAAEPLVKSRLKSFTPATYDSTTIIKEGSIVEVLKDCGDFKKAWFSANVLSLKDHDAFVCFTEPQSDQGSEQLKEWVSLEAKDGNPPMVRVPHPMTAMQFEGTRKRRRAAVKDYAWSVGDKVDAWVQDCWREGIISEKNKKETTTWNVHFPAQGETLDVKVWHLRPTVIWIDGQWIEWCRSGQDRTSQGDTPMEKRPKLGSTDMETKGKGELSKAINFAEVDKAEHRLPLSAEETAFNVGSSRDGKKPNMGRTMRSGFQKEGSRVVIGVPKPGKKRKFIEVNKHYVSDRSTKTVPDDSVKLAKFLTSQGPGSRGSKNNTKIDLKEKQVAEAKFKAPKSGKPPTIPSRILPRKDGLTSSRSNASDAALSNDDNEPVEKSLTEFETFSNVPDSATVFSSRAQSENRKKTSAVNTMSERLKKGKLATSGGKSEKNEADENFVFGSIEPRRSIRRIQPTSRLLEGLQSSLTIPKLPSSSHDKSHRSHTKNTSKGYSSHN from the exons ATGGACTATGATGACAATGACTATGGAGGCCAGAATCTTCACTTAGCTGGTGAAGAGAGTTCTAAAATTTCCTCTGTTTTACAACCATTTTCTCTTCCCAAGTTCGATTTTGATGACAGCCTTCACGGGCATTTAAGATTTGATAGTTTAGTTGAGAACGAAGTTTTTCTTGGTATTCCAAGTCAGGAAGATAATCATTGGATCGAGGATTTTTCTCGGGGAAGCAGTGGAATAGAGTTTGGCTCCAACCCAACAGCATCTTGTGCTTTGCCGAGGCATGACAATGTGTGGTCTGAGGCAACATCATCAGAATCTGTTGAAATGTTATTGAAGGCAGTCAGACAGGAAGAGGTGGCCCCAGGTGAAATTATGGTTGAGGGTTCAGACCCTCAGCTTGGTAGCTCGATGAAACCAGTGGAGGTTAACTTGAAGAATGACCAGATGGATTATGTGCTTGAAGGTGAAGGTGGTAGTTTAAAAGTGACCAGTGAAAATTTGCATACAGACCTGGAGAGCTCCATGGACAATCAAGGTGATTCAAGTGGCATGCCGAATGAATCTCTTAGCAAACATGACCAGGAAAATTTACCTGTTTCTGGCATGGGAGTTGATAATAACGAGAGCTCTTCCCAGATGATCACTGAGAGCATTGTGGAGACTGGTGACGTGGATAAGTTCTGTAATCCCGATTTTGTTAATACAATTAGTGTAGCAAATGATATTTCTGTGGGAGTGGAGGTACGAAAGGAAGCGGGCAGTACGATTAATGAATTAGTGGGTGGGAATGATGCTGAAGACATTAGTTTAAATATGCCTTGTCATCTTGAAATTCCTTCGAAGTTGGAATCTGCAGATCATGCAGTTGATATTCATGTTACTACCATAGGTGGAACATCCGGTATTTCTGGGAAGGGAGAGTCTGTGTCTACATTTGAGGGTTTGGATGAGGCTTCTTTTGTTGCTGCAGGTGACAGTGATTGTGTACCTGCGGTCTTCTCTTCAGGTACAAAGATCAAGCGGCTGCCTGAAGGTTGTGATATGTTAACTGACGAGCCATTTTCTCCCCTTCAAGGAAAAGAGTTTGTTGTGGGAATTGGAATAGAAGACAATCAGAAAGATGGTCTTGGTAATTCAGCAGATTTGTCATTTAATAGTGTGGGCCGCATGAAGAAAACAATGATTGACGATATCACAAATGTGAGAGAGGTTGCTGCTATACAGGAAGAAAATTTAGAGCATGGGGATCTTGTTCCTGCCTTGCTACAGACATGCATCGAAAATGATCTTTCTGTCAATTCGGATGTTCATGAATGTAAACTGGATGCTTCTAAACGCGAGAAGGACGACAAGAAGTTTCCTCTTGATTCAATGATTTTGGTATGTGATGATAATGAGGAAGAGGGAAGGTCCACCTTTTCAGGTGAGGTAGTTGAAGTAAATCTGAAGACAGCTTCATCCCAAGCCGTCGATTCTACCGGGGATAATCCAG GTGTAATAGGAGGCGATTTAGCGGAATGTGATGAGAGTGTCACACCTTCATATGATATACGGAACAGGGATCAGAATAAAGCAATTAAACTTGAAGCAAATAAAGAGCCAATTATATCAGGGACGAAGGTGTCCTTCGGAGTGGCTGATGAGATTTCCCCTGCTATTGGATCTGAAAAAGACACACTGTCTGATTCTACTCCCGTCATCGAAGCTAAGAGAGGCGATCAGTCTGCTATCCTGATGGAAGCTTCCAGAGCCGCCTCGTGTGACAAAGCTAGTAAGGACTTGAATGAAAATGTGGAACATTCTGCCCCTAGCTTGACTGTGCAAGATGATGTAGCTGAAGCTGTAATTTCTGAGAAGCCAAAAGAAGCGGCAGAAGGAAGAAGCACTGGAGAAAATTCTTTAATAGTTTCAG CTACCACCCAGGCTGTTGATATCGATGAACTGAACCAGCTTTCTTTGCCTGGCCTTAGTTGTACTGAGCTTTCACAAGGTAAAGTAAGCGAGCGTGTGTCTCTTAAAAACAGTGACTTGAAAAATGTTGGTAACGTTTTATCATCATCTGTGGATGCAAAAGCAAAAACTCTCTCCAAAGAAGAGGGGATTTGTACTTCAGATATTAAGCATTTGGGAAGTCATACCAAGTCTACTGGAGATTCCATTACCGGTTTGCAATCAGTTCCCGGTATTCAAGCAAGCAAATTGGCCGTG ACGGGGAGTTTTTCCCCACCAACGACATCTGCTGGCACGGATCTCACGAAGGGAATTTCTCATGAAACTTCTTTAATGTCTGATGGGGTGCCACCATCTGGAAGCTTTAAAGGTTCCACTGAACGTAAATCAAGACGTGGAAGCAGTAAATCTGCGAAGGAAAATGCAAAAACGGGAAATCAGGTGAAGGAAAAATCACTTTTGAAGCAAACTGAAAGGGGGGATAAATCTTGTGGTCCGGTGAGTCCGCTGTTGGCGGGCCAACTCATGACACTCGAAAGCGCTATGAAGCCAAGGGCCACTGTTTCTATTCCTGGATCCATTTTACCAGATCTAAATACTTCTGCTCCACTATCAGCTTTCTTTCAACAGCCTTTTACAGATTTACAGCAAGTGCAACTGCGAGCGCAGATCTTTGTTTATGGATCTCTTAT ACAAGGAGTAGCGCCCGATGAAGCTTGTATGGTTTCGGCCTTTGGTGTGTCTG ATGGCGGCAGGAGCATTTGGGAACCTTCTTGGCGTGCTGTTGTCGAAAAGCTTAGTGGTCCGAAATCCCAGGGATTTAATTTTGAAACACCTGTACGATCAACCTCAG GTGCTAAAGCTCCAGATCAAGTGAATAGACAGGCTTTTACTGGAAGTGAAGTTCTTTCATCTCCTGCTGGTCGAGCAAGCAACAAAGTCATCTCTTCTCAGGCTGTTAATCCATTGATCCCTCTCTCTTCACCCCTGTGGAGTATTCCTTTCTCATCTTGTGAGGCTGTACCATCTAGCTGCACAGCCAGATGTACTGGTTTTGATTATCCGGCTGTTTCTCCCATGCATCCTTATCATACCCCAGTCATACGGAATTTGGTGTCACATACAACCTCTTGGCAAGCACAGGCTTCCTTCCCAGTACCCTGGGGTACTTCTTCACAAAGTTCTCCATTTGATATCAGTTCTAATTATGCTGTGTTCCCGATTCCGGAACCAGTAAAGTCAACAGCTGCAGTTAAAGGTTCATCTTCTGTTTCCTCTggtataaatcatgtatctcCCATTCCTGCAATTCATACTGGGTCTACCGCTCTATATCCCGAAGCTTCCTCTGTTGACTTGAAAAAGGTTCCGTTGTCAACCACCCCGAATTCTGCTAATACAAAATCTCGAAAGAGAAAAAAATCTTCTGGTGTTGATGGTGTTTTACAGGCTTCTGTGACTGCTAAACCGGCAGATTCTTTCTCTATACCTGTAATAGATAACCGATTGTCAAAAAAGGCTTCTGCAATGGAGGATTTCGGTCGAATCTCAATTTCAGATTCAATGCCCGTACCTGTAGCTAGTACTCATTATTCTACACCGATTGCTTTCACTGCCCCTTCTAGTACTTTGCCAAAGGGCAAATCCATCCAGTTTATCCCTGCTGCATGGCCCTCAATTTCTAGTGATCACCATAAGAGTGGTGATCCAATCATGGATAAAAGGGCACTGGTTCTCGAGGAATTTAGCAAGGTTGAGGAGGCTAAGTTACATGCTCAGGAGGCAGCTGTCCACGCTGCTGCTGCCGTAAGGGACTGTCAAGGTTTGTGGAGTCTGTTGGAGCAGCAAAAGAATTCTGGCCTGAAGACAGAAGCTGAGGCTAAATTAGCAGCTGCTACTGTTGCTGTTTCAGCAGAGGCTTCTGTTGCTAAAGCCGCAGCTGCAGCTGCAAAGGTTGCATCAAATGCTGCTATGCTGGCAAAACAAATAGCTGATGAATCAGTAACCAAATGTGGGACTCTCAGTGCACCTGAATGTGATACCTTGAACTCTGTAAACAACTTGGCCGATGCAATTCCTGTATCGATTCGGGTGGGTGGAGATTGTGACAATACTTCCAGTTCTGTGATATATGCTGCCAAAGAGGCTGCTAGGAAAAGGGTTGAGGCTGCTTCTGCTGCCACGAGGCATGCTGAAAATCTTGATGCCATTGTAAAGGCAGCGGAAATGGCAGCAGAGGCCGTTTCACATACTGGAAAAATTGTTGCCATGGGCGATCCTTTCACTTTGAGTCAACTGGTGGAGGCCGGACCAGATGGTTATTGGAAAGTTTTGCCGGTGGCTTCCGTGCCAGGTTCAAAATCTAATGACGTGAATAATAACAAAGCTGACAACAGCAATGTAGCAGTGATGTATCCTAAGGATATGCATGTTACTAGTCATATCGCATCGCCTGCTCAAAGGGAGTTATCTAGAACTATTGTGGATACTGGTATCACAGTTGAAGAGAGTCTTGGATCTTCTATCAAGCATGGGGAGAAGAGTTCAAAAGCTCACAAGGATAAACGAGTGACTGAGTTAGATAAAGCCAGTGGCACAGCTGCCGAACCATTAGTTAAATCGAGATTGAAATCCTTCACTCCTGCTACATATGATAGTACGACAATCATAAAAGAAGGTTCCATTGTTGAG GTTCTCAAGGATTGTGGTGATTTCAAGAAAGCATGGTTCTCAGCTAATGTATTGAGTTTGAAGGATCATGATGCCTTCGTTTGCTTCACGGAACCCCAATCAGATCAAG GCTCAGAACAACTGAAGGAGTGGGTATCACTAGAAGCCAAAGATGGTAACCCTCCAATGGTACGTGTTCCTCACCCTATGACCGCAATGCAGTTTGAAGGGACAAGGAAAAGACGTCGAGCTGCTGTGAAGGATTATGCTTGGTCTGTTGGAGACAAAGTTGATGCTTGGGTGCAGGATTG TTGGCGTGAAGGGATTATTTCggagaagaataaaaaagaaaCAACCACATGGAATGTCCATTTCCCAG CTCAAGGGGAGACATTAGATGTCAAAGTATGGCATCTACGACCAACTGTAATTTGGATTGATGGCCAATGGATTGAGTGGTGCAGATCAGGGCAGGACAGGACTTCCCAG GGAGATACACCAATGGAGAAGCGACCAAAGTTGGGAAGCACTGACATGGAGACAAAAGGGAAGGGTGAGCTGTCTAAAGCCATCAATTTCGCAGAAGTTGACAAAGCTGAACATAGATTGCCTTTGTCCGCTGAAGAAACAGCTTTTAATGTTGGCAGTAGTAGGGATGGTAAAAAACCCAACATGGGCAGGACCATGAGGTCTGGTTTCCAGAAAGAAGGATCAAGAGTTGTTATTGGTGTTCCTAAGCCTGGAAAGAAGAGAAAATTCATTGAAGTAAACAAACATTATGTTTCTGATAGGAGCACCAAGACTGTACCTGATGATTCAGTTAAGCTAGCTAAATTTTTGACGTCTCAAGGACCAGGATCAAGGGGATCGAAAAATAATACGAAGATTGATTTGAAGGAGAAACAAGTAGCAGAGGCTAAATTCAAAGCTCCCAAGTCTGGGAAACCTCCGACTATCCCAAGTAGAATATTACCTCGGAAAGATGGCTTAACCTCTTCCCGCTCTAATGCTAGCGATGCTGCTTTAAGCAATGATGATAACGAACCAGTTGAGAAAAGCCTTACTGAATTTGAAACCTTTTCCAATGTTCCTGATAGTGCAACTGTATTTTCTTCTCGAGCTCAATCAGAAAATCGCAAGAAAACATCAGCAGTGAATACTATGTCTGAGCGGCTCAAGAAAGGGAAACTTGCAACTTCCGGTGGTAAGTCGGAAAAGAATGAAGCagatgaaaattttgtttttggttCTATTGAACCACGCCGATCAATTCGCCGTATTCAGCCAACATCAAGG CTGTTAGAAGGGCTGCAAAGTTCGCTCACAATCCCGAAGCTCCCATCCTCTTCACATGACAAAAGCCACAGGAGCCACACTAAAAACACATCTAAAG GGTATAGTAGCCACAATTGA